In a genomic window of Sardina pilchardus chromosome 20, fSarPil1.1, whole genome shotgun sequence:
- the snap25b gene encoding synaptosomal-associated protein 25-B — protein MADEADMRNELTDLQERADQMADESLESTRRMLQLVEESKDAGIRTLVMLDEQGEQLERIEEGMDQINKDMKEAEKNLTDLGNLCGVCPCCNKLKDRGQSWANNQDGVVSSQPARVMDEREQMAISGGYIRRVTDDARENEMDENLEQVGGIIGNLRHMALDMGNEIDTQNRQIDRIMEMADSNKTRIDDANQRATKMLGSG, from the exons ATGGCAGACGAGGCGGACATGCGCAATGAGCTCACCGACCTGCAGGAGCGCGCCGACCAGATGGCAGATGAG TCACTGGAGAGTACCCGGCGTATGCTTCAGCTGGTGGAGGAG AGTAAAGATGCCGGAATCAGAACTCTGGTTATGCTCGATGAGCAAGGAG AGCAACTGGAGCGCATCGAGGAAGGGATGGACCAAATCAATAAGGACATGAAAGAAGCAGAAAAGAATTTGACGGATCTAGGCAATCTCTGTGGAGTATGCCCCTGCTGCAACAA GCTGAAGGATCGTGGTCAGTCCTGGGCCAACAACCAGGATGGCGTGGTGTCCAGTCAGCCTGCCCGCGTGATGGACGAGAGGGAGCAGATGGCCATCAGTGGCGGCTACATCCGCAG GGTAACAGACGACGCAAGGGAGAACGAGATGGATGAGAACCTGGAACAAGTGGGTGGCATCATCGGTAACCTGCGCCACATGGCTCTGGACATGGGCAACGAGATCGATACTCAGAACCGCCAGATCGACAGGATTATGGAGATG gcTGATTCCAACAAGACCCGGATTGACGACGCCAACCAGCGTGCCACAAAGATGTTGGGCAGTGGCTAA